One genomic window of Nakamurella panacisegetis includes the following:
- a CDS encoding LysM peptidoglycan-binding domain-containing protein produces the protein MTNEGAAGPVADGTAGQNMTITTSMATAGPRDVRIPAGPAPRTAAGQRAVSRRRARTVGVRRPPSGLLPSSHRTSAVVTADRGDQVVEREFAMGRWARLTTTVSLAAAAVIVAVAMLSSAQAAAVVDVTVHPGDTLWSIAQQADPDADPSSVIDQIRRLNGLDGDVVAAGAVLKVPTAG, from the coding sequence ATGACGAACGAGGGTGCGGCCGGACCGGTCGCCGATGGGACGGCAGGGCAGAACATGACCATCACGACTTCAATGGCGACCGCGGGGCCCCGTGACGTGCGCATTCCTGCCGGGCCGGCCCCCCGTACGGCGGCCGGCCAGCGAGCCGTATCGCGGCGACGGGCGCGCACGGTCGGGGTGCGGCGTCCGCCGTCGGGACTGCTGCCCTCCAGTCACCGCACCTCTGCCGTGGTCACGGCCGATCGCGGCGACCAGGTGGTAGAGCGCGAGTTCGCGATGGGCCGCTGGGCCCGCTTGACCACCACTGTGTCGCTGGCGGCGGCGGCCGTCATCGTCGCGGTGGCCATGCTGTCCTCGGCTCAGGCGGCGGCGGTCGTCGACGTCACCGTGCATCCGGGCGACACGTTGTGGTCGATTGCGCAGCAGGCGGATCCCGACGCCGATCCGAGCTCGGTCATCGACCAGATCCGCCGGCTGAACGGGCTCGACGGTGATGTGGTGGCCGCGGGCGCGGTGCTCAAGGTGCCAACGGCCGGATAG
- the nrdR gene encoding transcriptional regulator NrdR: MRCPFCRHPDSRVIDSREVEDGQAIRRRRACPECSRRFTTVEEAVLAVVKRSGVTEPFSRAKVVVGVRRACQGRPVDEDALALLAQQVEETIRATGAAEVPSQEVGLAILGPLMQLDEVAYLRFASVYRSFESAADFAAEIDRLRSEREAKPSPGRAGTSPPDKVAVSTG; encoded by the coding sequence GTGCGTTGCCCGTTCTGTCGTCATCCCGATTCCAGGGTGATCGATTCGAGAGAGGTCGAGGACGGCCAGGCCATCCGTCGGCGTCGGGCCTGCCCCGAGTGCTCCCGTCGGTTCACCACGGTCGAGGAAGCCGTTCTCGCGGTCGTGAAGCGCAGCGGGGTCACGGAGCCGTTCAGCCGGGCCAAGGTGGTCGTCGGTGTTCGGCGGGCGTGCCAGGGCCGTCCGGTCGACGAGGACGCCCTCGCGCTGCTCGCGCAGCAAGTCGAGGAGACCATCCGGGCCACCGGAGCGGCCGAGGTGCCGAGCCAGGAGGTCGGGCTGGCCATTCTCGGTCCGCTCATGCAGCTCGACGAGGTCGCCTACCTCCGGTTCGCCTCCGTCTACCGTTCGTTCGAGTCGGCCGCCGACTTCGCGGCCGAGATCGACCGCCTCAGATCCGAGCGCGAGGCCAAGCCGAGCCCGGGTCGCGCCGGAACGTCACCCCCCGACAAGGTCGCCGTCTCCACCGGCTGA
- a CDS encoding vitamin B12-dependent ribonucleotide reductase: MTETLGSSTGSAANGSAARGRRSKADGPGGLKLERLYTTDGVHPYDEVTWERRDVVLTNWRDGTINFEQRGVEFPSTWSINATNIVTSKYFRGAVGTPTRETSLKQIIDRVVTAYTNSGRENSYFATPKDEEIFAHELTWMLLHQVFAFNSPVWFNVGTSSPQQVSACFILAVDDTMDAILNWYREEGLIFKGGSGAGLNLSRIRSSKELLSSGGTASGPVSFMRGADASAGTIKSGGATRRAAKMVVLDVDHPDIVEFVETKVKEEDKIRALRDAGFDMDLGGEDIVSVQYQNANNSVRVSDEFMRAVESGSEFGLRARQTGEVIETVDARELFTKINTAAWACADPGIQYDDIINDWHTCPESGRINASNPCSEYMHLDNSSCNLASLNLMKFLSDEGTFDAATFKKAVEFVITAMDISICFADFPTQPIAETTRAFRQLGIGYANLGALLMATGHAYDSEGGRALAAAISSLMNGTAYKRSAELAGIVGPYDGYARNADAHKRVIRKHAAANDQIRTYGGNDAETLKLATAVWAETIATGEKNGYRNAQASVLAPTGTIGLMMDCDTTGIEPDLALVKFKKLVGGGSMQIVNQTVPRALAALGYQAEQVEAIVEFIAQHGHVVGAPGLKNVHYSVFDCAMGERSIAPMGHVRMMAAVQPFISGAISKTVNMPEDASVDDVAEIYMQGWKMGLKALAIYRDNCKVGQPLSASSKNKDSADDAAKASAAAPSVESHTPVRRRLPKKRPSQTVSFTVGGAEGYLTTGSYPDDGLGEVFIKLGKQGSTLAGVMDAFSIAVSVGLQYGIPLESYVAKFTNLRFEPAGMTDDPDIRIATSVMDYLFRRIALDYLPVDARAELGIFSAEERTAQVSSSYSSYDAEDAEDAVEELRTSVDATPVVRPAVEGGSAKPAADLGGRKAGSSTELLEMVIGKSADAPLCFTCGTKMRPSGACYVCEGCGSTSGCS; encoded by the coding sequence ATGACCGAGACCCTCGGTAGTTCCACCGGATCCGCCGCCAACGGCAGTGCCGCACGAGGCCGCCGCAGCAAGGCCGACGGGCCGGGAGGGCTCAAGCTCGAGCGTCTCTACACGACCGACGGCGTGCACCCGTACGACGAGGTGACGTGGGAGCGGCGCGACGTCGTACTGACCAACTGGCGCGACGGCACCATCAACTTCGAGCAGCGTGGGGTCGAGTTCCCCTCTACCTGGTCGATCAACGCCACCAACATCGTCACCAGCAAGTACTTCCGCGGCGCAGTCGGCACCCCGACGCGGGAGACCAGCCTGAAGCAGATCATCGACCGGGTCGTCACCGCGTACACCAACTCCGGCCGTGAGAACAGCTACTTCGCCACGCCGAAGGACGAGGAGATCTTCGCCCACGAGCTCACCTGGATGCTGTTGCACCAGGTTTTCGCGTTCAACTCGCCGGTCTGGTTCAACGTGGGAACCTCGTCGCCGCAGCAGGTCTCGGCCTGCTTCATCCTGGCCGTGGACGACACGATGGACGCCATCCTGAACTGGTACCGCGAAGAGGGCCTGATCTTCAAGGGCGGCTCCGGCGCCGGTCTCAACCTGTCGCGCATCCGCTCCTCCAAGGAACTGCTGTCCTCCGGCGGCACCGCCTCCGGTCCGGTCTCCTTCATGCGCGGCGCCGACGCCTCGGCCGGCACCATCAAGTCCGGCGGCGCCACCCGCCGGGCGGCCAAGATGGTCGTCCTGGACGTCGATCACCCGGACATCGTCGAGTTCGTCGAGACCAAGGTGAAGGAGGAGGACAAGATCCGTGCCCTCCGCGACGCCGGGTTCGACATGGACCTGGGCGGCGAGGACATCGTCTCCGTCCAGTACCAGAACGCGAACAACTCCGTCCGGGTCTCCGACGAGTTCATGCGCGCCGTGGAATCGGGCTCGGAGTTCGGGCTGCGCGCCCGGCAGACCGGCGAGGTCATCGAGACCGTCGACGCCCGCGAACTGTTCACCAAGATCAACACCGCCGCGTGGGCCTGCGCCGATCCCGGCATCCAGTACGACGACATCATCAACGACTGGCACACCTGCCCGGAGTCGGGTCGGATCAACGCCTCGAACCCGTGCTCGGAGTACATGCACCTGGACAACTCCTCGTGCAACCTGGCCTCGCTGAACCTGATGAAGTTCCTCTCCGACGAGGGCACGTTCGACGCCGCCACGTTCAAGAAGGCCGTCGAGTTCGTCATCACCGCCATGGACATCTCCATCTGCTTCGCCGACTTCCCGACGCAGCCGATCGCCGAGACCACACGCGCCTTCCGCCAGCTCGGCATCGGCTACGCCAACCTCGGCGCCCTGCTGATGGCGACCGGCCACGCGTACGACTCCGAGGGTGGGCGGGCCCTGGCCGCCGCCATCTCCTCGCTGATGAACGGCACCGCCTACAAGCGCTCGGCCGAACTGGCCGGCATCGTCGGCCCGTACGACGGGTACGCCCGCAATGCCGACGCCCACAAGCGCGTCATCCGCAAGCACGCCGCGGCCAACGACCAGATCCGCACCTACGGCGGCAACGACGCTGAGACGCTGAAGCTGGCCACTGCGGTCTGGGCCGAGACGATCGCCACCGGCGAGAAGAACGGCTACCGGAACGCGCAGGCATCGGTGCTCGCTCCCACCGGCACTATCGGCCTGATGATGGACTGCGACACCACCGGCATCGAGCCGGACCTGGCTCTGGTCAAGTTCAAGAAGCTGGTCGGCGGCGGCTCCATGCAGATCGTGAACCAGACGGTGCCGCGCGCCCTGGCCGCCCTGGGCTACCAGGCCGAGCAGGTCGAGGCCATCGTCGAGTTCATCGCCCAGCACGGACACGTGGTCGGCGCCCCCGGACTGAAGAACGTGCACTACTCGGTCTTCGACTGCGCCATGGGCGAGCGGTCCATCGCGCCGATGGGCCACGTCCGGATGATGGCCGCGGTCCAGCCGTTCATCTCCGGCGCCATCTCCAAGACGGTCAACATGCCCGAGGACGCCTCGGTCGACGACGTCGCCGAGATCTACATGCAGGGCTGGAAGATGGGCCTCAAGGCGCTGGCCATCTACCGGGACAACTGCAAGGTCGGGCAGCCGTTGTCGGCGTCCAGCAAGAACAAGGACTCCGCCGACGACGCGGCCAAGGCCTCCGCGGCCGCCCCGTCGGTCGAGTCGCACACGCCGGTGCGTCGTCGGCTGCCGAAGAAGCGTCCGTCGCAGACGGTCTCGTTCACCGTCGGCGGCGCCGAGGGCTACCTGACCACCGGTTCGTACCCCGACGACGGGCTGGGCGAGGTCTTCATCAAGCTCGGCAAGCAGGGTTCCACCCTGGCCGGCGTGATGGACGCCTTCTCCATCGCCGTGTCGGTCGGTTTGCAGTACGGCATCCCGCTGGAGTCGTACGTTGCGAAGTTCACGAACCTGCGCTTCGAGCCGGCCGGCATGACGGACGACCCGGACATCCGCATCGCCACCTCGGTGATGGACTACCTCTTCCGTCGGATCGCCCTGGACTACCTGCCGGTCGACGCGCGAGCCGAACTCGGCATCTTCTCCGCCGAGGAGCGCACGGCCCAGGTTTCGAGCTCCTACTCGTCGTACGACGCGGAGGACGCGGAGGACGCCGTCGAGGAACTGCGCACGTCGGTCGACGCCACTCCGGTCGTCCGCCCCGCGGTCGAGGGCGGCTCGGCCAAGCCTGCAGCCGATCTGGGCGGCCGCAAGGCCGGTTCGTCCACGGAACTGCTGGAGATGGTGATCGGCAAGTCGGCCGACGCCCCGCTCTGCTTCACCTGCGGCACCAAGATGCGTCCGTCCGGTGCCTGCTACGTGTGCGAGGGCTGCGGCTCCACCTCCGGCTGCAGCTGA
- a CDS encoding vWA domain-containing protein, translating into MAGRSKAPYIAAAVAGVLLIVGIKIFTGTTSSSGTAASTTGAASTTAPVVREGCTTVNVSASSEKAALMATIAKSYAASGRTVAGACYDIVVTSLASGTGEANLAAGWNESVDGPAPDVWTPAASSWVTLLRSDLVAKDKTNILPDQSKSIVSTPLVLAMPQPMAQALGWPKARIGWSDILGLVQAKGGWASKGHKEWGAFTLGKTNPTISTSGLNATVGALVAATGKSSDLTQADLKNPKVRSYVQAVEHSVVHYGDTTLTYLSNLQRADDSGGALNYLSAVAVEEKSVLDYNAGNPSGDPATLGRHAPPKVPLVAVYPKEGTLYSDSPYVVLKASWSTPAKQAGANDFLAYLLAPEQQKVFTDANFRTFDHQAGAPIKASSSVIADGVKVTLNPPGSAVLAGVRSLWSDLRKRARVLLLLDVSGSMGDDAGSSGLSKLDLAKRAAASALGQLSDTDEVGLWTFTTGLSTPSKIYSEDVPIAPLAKDRTQLTTTLSGLIPKNGTPLYAATRQASQYMNSSVDPDLINAVVVLTDGKNEYTDDDLDSLVSDLSSSAAENGVRVFSIAYGADADLDTLQKISGASRAAAYDARKPESITKVFGDVLSNF; encoded by the coding sequence GTGGCTGGTCGGAGTAAGGCGCCGTACATTGCGGCGGCTGTGGCGGGGGTACTGCTGATCGTCGGGATCAAGATCTTTACCGGGACGACCTCCAGCAGCGGGACGGCCGCGTCGACCACCGGGGCCGCGAGCACCACCGCACCGGTGGTCCGGGAGGGATGCACCACGGTGAACGTCAGCGCGTCGAGCGAGAAGGCGGCGCTGATGGCCACGATCGCTAAGAGCTATGCCGCGTCCGGCCGAACCGTCGCCGGCGCCTGCTACGACATCGTGGTCACCTCTCTCGCCTCCGGGACCGGAGAGGCGAACCTGGCCGCTGGATGGAACGAATCGGTCGACGGCCCGGCCCCGGACGTCTGGACTCCGGCCGCGTCGAGCTGGGTGACCCTGCTGCGCAGCGACCTGGTCGCCAAGGACAAGACGAACATCTTGCCCGACCAGTCGAAATCGATCGTGTCGACGCCACTGGTACTGGCCATGCCGCAGCCGATGGCGCAGGCCCTCGGATGGCCGAAGGCCCGGATCGGCTGGTCCGACATCCTGGGGCTGGTGCAGGCGAAGGGTGGCTGGGCGTCCAAGGGCCACAAGGAGTGGGGCGCCTTCACGCTCGGCAAGACCAATCCGACCATCTCCACGTCCGGCCTCAACGCCACCGTCGGCGCGCTGGTGGCCGCCACCGGTAAGTCGTCCGATCTGACCCAGGCCGACCTGAAGAACCCGAAGGTCCGCAGCTACGTCCAGGCCGTCGAACATTCGGTCGTCCACTACGGCGACACCACCCTGACCTACCTGTCCAACCTGCAGCGAGCCGACGACTCGGGAGGGGCGCTGAACTATCTGTCGGCGGTCGCGGTCGAGGAGAAGTCCGTGCTCGACTACAACGCCGGGAATCCGAGCGGCGACCCGGCCACCCTGGGTCGGCACGCGCCGCCCAAGGTGCCGCTGGTCGCGGTCTACCCGAAGGAAGGCACGCTATACAGCGACAGCCCGTATGTGGTGTTGAAGGCCTCCTGGTCGACCCCGGCCAAACAGGCCGGCGCCAACGACTTCCTGGCCTACCTGCTTGCCCCGGAGCAGCAGAAGGTGTTCACCGACGCGAATTTCCGCACCTTCGACCACCAGGCCGGCGCCCCGATCAAGGCCAGTTCGTCGGTGATCGCGGACGGGGTCAAGGTGACGCTGAATCCGCCGGGATCAGCAGTGCTGGCCGGTGTTCGCTCCCTGTGGTCGGACCTGCGGAAGCGGGCCAGAGTCCTGCTGCTGCTGGATGTGTCCGGCTCGATGGGTGACGACGCCGGCTCCAGCGGGCTGAGCAAGCTCGACCTCGCCAAACGGGCCGCGGCCTCGGCGCTCGGCCAGTTGTCGGACACCGACGAGGTCGGGTTGTGGACCTTCACCACCGGCCTGAGCACCCCGTCGAAGATCTACAGCGAGGATGTGCCGATCGCGCCCCTGGCCAAGGATCGGACCCAGCTGACCACCACCCTGAGCGGGCTGATCCCGAAGAACGGCACGCCGCTGTACGCGGCGACGCGTCAGGCCAGCCAGTACATGAACTCTTCGGTCGACCCGGACCTGATCAACGCGGTGGTGGTGCTGACCGACGGCAAGAACGAGTACACCGACGACGATCTTGATTCGTTGGTGAGCGACCTCTCGTCCAGTGCGGCGGAGAACGGAGTCCGGGTCTTCTCGATCGCCTACGGCGCCGACGCCGATCTGGACACCTTGCAGAAGATCTCCGGTGCCTCCCGTGCCGCCGCCTACGATGCCAGGAAGCCCGAGAGCATCACGAAGGTCTTCGGTGACGTCCTGTCCAACTTCTGA
- a CDS encoding DUF885 domain-containing protein, with protein MTDNTAEATDPADSTQIDQISDQFVRDLVAISPMTATQLGVSDFDDQLDDFSPAGLARVQELVVRTLAALADTESTGPSDDVARSVIVERLEVERDRYESGWGHAALNVIASPVQHTRMIFDMTPSETPEQLAVFARRMRAVPAALDGYRESLRLGASRGQVAAVRQVRKCAGQCDAFSSFFGSTVSRFVADGPLRDELAEAAAIADRAYADLATFLRDELAAAAPVEDAVGRERYVLASREFLGATVDLEQTYAWGWAEIAAIEAEMKTLAERIAPGEGVKGAAARLDADPSYTVHGQDKLKAWMQALSDRAVDELGRTHFDIPEPLRSLECLIAPPGSGVGAYYTPPSDDFSRPGRMWWSVEADRIDFSTWRETTVVYHEGVPGHHLQIGTSVYRSDRLNDFQRVLAGTSGHAEGWALYAERLVREVGYLRNDGDLLGMLDSQMFRAARVVLDIGMHLQLPIPEGAGFHDGATWTPELGLEFLLSHTLMDATQCRDEIDRYLGWPGQAPAYKVGERVWIAGRDAARARHGKSFDEKAFHTSALNLGGMGLEPLEAELAKL; from the coding sequence ATGACCGACAACACAGCCGAAGCCACCGATCCAGCCGATTCGACCCAGATCGATCAGATCTCGGACCAGTTCGTGCGCGATCTGGTCGCGATCAGCCCGATGACGGCGACCCAGCTGGGCGTCTCCGACTTCGACGATCAGCTCGACGACTTCTCGCCGGCCGGTCTCGCCCGGGTTCAGGAACTGGTGGTCCGGACCTTGGCCGCGCTGGCTGACACCGAATCGACCGGCCCCTCCGACGACGTGGCCCGCAGCGTCATCGTGGAACGGCTGGAGGTCGAGCGCGATCGGTACGAATCCGGTTGGGGCCACGCCGCTCTGAACGTCATCGCCTCACCGGTGCAGCACACCCGGATGATCTTCGACATGACGCCGTCGGAGACGCCGGAGCAGCTCGCGGTCTTCGCCCGACGGATGCGGGCCGTGCCGGCGGCCCTGGACGGCTACCGGGAGAGCCTGCGGCTGGGGGCCTCCCGGGGGCAGGTGGCTGCCGTCCGGCAGGTCCGCAAGTGTGCCGGGCAGTGCGACGCGTTCTCGTCGTTCTTCGGCTCGACGGTCTCCCGGTTCGTGGCGGACGGCCCGCTGCGGGACGAGCTCGCGGAGGCCGCGGCGATCGCGGACCGGGCGTACGCCGATCTCGCGACCTTCCTGCGCGACGAGCTGGCTGCGGCGGCCCCCGTCGAGGACGCCGTCGGTCGAGAACGCTATGTCCTGGCCTCCCGCGAGTTCCTCGGCGCCACCGTCGATCTGGAGCAGACGTATGCATGGGGCTGGGCCGAGATCGCGGCGATCGAAGCCGAGATGAAGACCCTGGCCGAGCGCATCGCGCCCGGGGAAGGCGTCAAGGGCGCGGCGGCGCGGCTGGATGCCGACCCCTCCTACACGGTCCACGGCCAGGACAAGCTGAAGGCCTGGATGCAGGCGTTGTCCGACCGCGCGGTCGACGAGCTCGGCCGCACCCACTTCGACATCCCCGAGCCGTTGCGTTCCCTGGAGTGCCTCATCGCGCCGCCCGGCAGCGGGGTGGGCGCCTACTACACGCCGCCGAGCGACGACTTCAGTCGCCCCGGACGGATGTGGTGGTCGGTGGAGGCGGATCGGATCGACTTCAGCACCTGGCGGGAGACCACGGTCGTCTATCACGAAGGGGTGCCCGGACATCACCTTCAGATCGGTACCTCGGTCTATCGGTCCGATCGGCTCAACGACTTCCAACGGGTGCTGGCCGGAACGTCGGGCCACGCCGAAGGGTGGGCCCTGTACGCCGAGCGGCTGGTCCGGGAGGTCGGCTACCTGCGCAACGACGGCGATCTGCTCGGCATGCTCGACTCGCAGATGTTCCGCGCCGCACGGGTGGTGCTCGACATCGGGATGCACCTGCAGCTGCCGATCCCGGAGGGCGCCGGATTCCACGACGGTGCGACCTGGACCCCGGAGCTCGGCCTGGAGTTCCTGCTGAGTCACACGTTGATGGATGCCACTCAGTGCCGGGACGAGATCGACCGCTACCTGGGCTGGCCCGGCCAGGCCCCGGCGTACAAGGTGGGGGAGCGGGTCTGGATCGCCGGGCGGGACGCCGCCCGGGCCCGACACGGAAAGTCCTTCGACGAGAAGGCTTTCCACACGTCGGCCCTCAACCTGGGTGGGATGGGTCTGGAGCCACTGGAGGCGGAGCTCGCGAAGCTCTGA
- a CDS encoding GNAT family N-acetyltransferase codes for MTSHASRPDTVSPGPLTLRNLDAPAFTERLPELVGVYVAAMQYPDGIVGARAALWQEHSRRPGFACTVAVDQDDHIRGLAYAYTGQPGQWWYAEVQRGLGRSDSPWLADYLELTELHVRPDTQGAGLGQALLTRLLTDRPERAVLLSTPEGTNRAWRLYRRMGFVDVLRNYRFTGDPRPFGVLGRTLPLDAAGTSA; via the coding sequence ATGACCTCGCACGCCTCCCGGCCGGACACGGTCTCCCCCGGCCCGTTGACCCTGCGGAATCTGGACGCGCCCGCATTCACCGAGCGGCTCCCGGAGCTGGTCGGGGTCTACGTCGCGGCCATGCAGTACCCCGACGGCATCGTCGGCGCGCGGGCCGCCCTGTGGCAGGAGCACAGCCGTCGCCCCGGCTTCGCCTGCACCGTCGCCGTCGACCAGGACGACCACATCCGTGGGCTGGCCTACGCCTACACCGGACAGCCCGGGCAGTGGTGGTACGCCGAGGTACAACGCGGCCTGGGCCGGTCGGACTCCCCTTGGCTGGCCGACTACCTCGAGCTGACCGAGCTACATGTACGACCCGACACCCAGGGTGCCGGACTCGGTCAGGCCCTGCTGACCAGGCTGCTGACCGACCGGCCCGAACGGGCGGTGCTGCTGTCCACGCCGGAAGGGACCAACCGGGCGTGGCGGCTCTACCGCCGGATGGGATTCGTCGACGTGTTGCGGAACTACCGGTTCACCGGCGATCCCCGCCCGTTCGGGGTGCTGGGCCGAACGCTCCCGCTGGACGCGGCCGGCACGAGTGCCTGA
- a CDS encoding SAV_6107 family HEPN domain-containing protein, whose amino-acid sequence MSQAARDLLADAGRGLGRAIRADQPTDRYAAAHLAALRGAAAVLATKARPGRSRQASAWDLLAKVAPEFSEWSAFFAAGSAKRQAAEAGIARFISPREADDMVRQCAVFLDLVEAAL is encoded by the coding sequence GTGTCGCAGGCCGCGCGTGATCTGCTGGCCGACGCCGGTCGCGGCCTCGGCCGAGCGATTCGTGCCGACCAACCGACCGATCGCTACGCTGCGGCGCATCTGGCCGCCTTGCGCGGAGCCGCGGCGGTGCTCGCGACGAAGGCGCGGCCCGGGCGATCCCGTCAGGCCAGCGCGTGGGATCTGCTGGCCAAGGTCGCACCGGAGTTCTCCGAGTGGTCGGCCTTCTTCGCGGCCGGTTCGGCGAAGCGGCAGGCGGCCGAGGCGGGCATCGCACGCTTCATCAGCCCGCGCGAGGCGGACGACATGGTGCGCCAGTGTGCGGTGTTCCTCGATCTGGTCGAGGCTGCGTTGTGA
- a CDS encoding ParA family protein — protein MLVASVLSLKGGVGKTTVTLGLASAAIHAGLNTLLVDLDPQMNATTTVEIDDGGTNIADVLANPRRAIVNETVRVSPWSPHLRVLAGSEDTEAHNNPDPTAKQLARLTTALSKVDPVPDLILIDCPPSLGQLTRSALVASDRAVLVTEPSLYAVTGVQRALEAVQKERLTHRHLQPLGVVVNRVRPRMTEHDYRLAELKDLFGPLVLNPQLPDRAAIQQAQGAAVPIHQWPTAGAREMAVMFDALLDRLMRSAKHKSRA, from the coding sequence ATGTTGGTGGCCAGTGTCCTCAGTTTGAAGGGCGGCGTCGGCAAGACGACCGTCACCCTCGGTCTCGCGTCTGCCGCCATACACGCCGGGTTGAACACCCTGCTGGTCGATCTCGACCCACAGATGAACGCCACCACCACCGTCGAGATCGATGACGGGGGGACCAACATCGCCGACGTGCTGGCCAACCCGCGTCGGGCCATCGTCAACGAGACCGTCCGCGTGTCGCCGTGGAGTCCACACCTGCGGGTGCTGGCCGGCAGTGAGGACACCGAGGCGCACAACAACCCGGATCCGACGGCGAAGCAGCTGGCCCGGCTGACGACTGCCCTGTCGAAGGTCGATCCGGTGCCCGACCTGATCCTCATCGACTGCCCGCCGTCGCTCGGTCAGCTGACCCGCTCGGCACTGGTCGCCTCCGATCGAGCCGTGCTGGTCACCGAGCCTTCGTTGTACGCCGTGACCGGTGTGCAGCGGGCCCTCGAGGCCGTGCAGAAGGAACGCCTCACCCACCGGCACCTGCAGCCGCTCGGTGTGGTGGTGAACCGGGTCCGCCCCCGGATGACCGAACACGACTACCGCCTGGCCGAACTGAAGGACCTGTTCGGCCCGCTGGTGTTGAATCCGCAACTCCCCGACCGAGCGGCGATCCAGCAGGCGCAAGGCGCCGCCGTTCCGATCCATCAGTGGCCAACCGCCGGTGCCCGGGAAATGGCCGTCATGTTCGACGCTCTGCTCGACCGTCTGATGCGATCGGCGAAGCACAAGTCACGGGCGTGA
- a CDS encoding class I SAM-dependent methyltransferase encodes MNAASRTITPDPVGEAVAALAGPAGGAVVIDVGGGSGTRAVPLARLGCTVLVVDASIDALAILRRRAADAGVADRITAVQADAVALAGAVSPATADLVLCHHLLETVDDPAATLAGIASAMKPDGRASVLVAGRFAAVLAQAVAGRYADAAAILDSADGNFGPHDPVRRRFDVDGLTALLAEASLEIVSLDGVGVVSGLVPGGIRPTGLGTEQLSGLEHRLAGHRQLREIATDLHAVVRLRAG; translated from the coding sequence ATGAACGCGGCATCGCGCACCATCACGCCCGACCCGGTGGGAGAGGCTGTCGCTGCACTCGCCGGCCCGGCGGGTGGCGCCGTGGTGATCGATGTCGGCGGCGGCAGTGGCACCAGGGCAGTCCCGTTGGCCCGTCTGGGATGCACCGTGCTGGTCGTCGACGCGTCGATCGACGCCCTCGCCATCCTGCGACGCCGAGCGGCGGACGCCGGGGTGGCCGACCGCATCACGGCCGTGCAGGCCGACGCCGTAGCCCTGGCCGGAGCGGTGTCGCCCGCGACCGCCGATCTGGTCCTGTGTCATCACCTCCTGGAGACGGTGGACGACCCGGCCGCCACCCTGGCCGGGATCGCCTCCGCGATGAAACCGGACGGCCGGGCGTCGGTACTCGTGGCCGGTCGATTCGCGGCGGTGCTGGCCCAGGCGGTGGCCGGGCGGTACGCCGACGCGGCGGCCATCCTCGACAGCGCGGACGGCAACTTCGGCCCGCACGACCCGGTGCGCCGGCGGTTCGACGTCGACGGATTGACCGCTCTGCTGGCCGAGGCCAGCCTGGAGATCGTCTCCCTCGACGGGGTCGGTGTGGTGTCCGGGCTCGTGCCCGGTGGGATCCGCCCGACCGGCCTCGGCACCGAGCAGCTCAGCGGGCTCGAGCACCGACTCGCCGGGCACCGGCAACTCCGTGAGATCGCCACCGATCTGCACGCCGTGGTCCGGCTGCGGGCCGGTTGA